A window from Gorilla gorilla gorilla isolate KB3781 chromosome 21, NHGRI_mGorGor1-v2.1_pri, whole genome shotgun sequence encodes these proteins:
- the MATN4 gene encoding matrilin-4 isoform X1: MRGLLCWPVLLLLLQPWETQLQLTGPRCHTGPLDLVFVIDSSRSVRPFEFETVRQFLMGLLRGLNVGPNATRVGVIQYSSQVQSVFPLRAFSRREDMERAIRDLVPLAQGTMTGLAIQYAMNVAFSVAEGARPPEERVPRVAVIVTDGRPQDRVAEVAAQARARGIEIYAVGVQRADVGSLRAMASPPLDEHVFLVESFDLIQEFGLQFQSRLCAIDLCAEGTHGCEHHCVNSPGSYFCRCQVGFVLQQDQRSCRAIDYCSFGNHSCQHECVSTPGGPRCHCREGHDLQPDGRSCQVRDLCNGVDHGCEFQCVSEGLSYHCLCPEGRQLQADGKSCNRCREGHVDLVLLVDGSKSVRPQNFELVKRFVNQIVDFLDVSPEGTRVGLVQFSSRVRTEFPLGRYGTAAEVKQAVLAVEYMERGTMTGLALRHMVEHSFSEAQGARPRALNVPRVGLVFTDGRSQDDISVWAARAKEEGIVMYAVGVGKAVEAELREIASEPAELHVSYAPDFGTMTHLLENLRGSICPEEGISAGTELRSPCECESLVEFQGRTLGALESLTLNLAQLTARLEDLENQLANQK, translated from the exons ATGAGAGGCCTTCTTTGCTGGCCCGTGTTGCTGCTCCTTCTTCAGCCCTGGGAAACCCAGCTCCAGTTGACAG GTCCCAGGTGTCACACTGGGCCCCTGGATCTGGTGTTCGTGATTGACAGCTCCCGCAGCGTGCGCCCTTTCGAGTTCGAGACCGTGCGGCAGTTCCTCATGGGCCTCCTCCGAGGCCTGAACGTGGGTCCCAACGCCACGCGCGTTGGCGTGATCCAGTATTCGAGTCAAGTGCAGAGCGTCTTCCCTCTCCGCGCGTTCTCTCGCCGCGAGGACATGGAGCGCGCCATCCGCGACCTGGTGCCTCTGGCGCAAGGCACCATGACGGGACTGGCAATCCAGTACGCCATGAACGTGGCCTTCAGCGTGGCCGAGGGCGCGCGACCGCCAGAGGAGCGCGTGCCGCGTGTCGCCGTCATCGTGACAGACGGGCGGCCCCAGGACCGCGTGGCCGAGGTGGCGGCACAGGCGCGCGCCCGCGGCATTGAAATTTACGCGGTGGGGGTGCAGCGCGCGGACGTGGGCTCCCTGCGCGCCATGGCATCGCCCCCGCTAGACGAGCACGTCTTCCTCGTAGAGTCCTTCGACCTCATCCAGGAGTTCGGCCTGCAGTTCCAGAGCCGGCTGTGTG CCATTGATCTGTGTGCTGAAGGGACCCATGGATGTGAGCACCACTGCGTCAATTCCCCAGGCTCCTATTTCTGTCGCTGCCAAGTTGGCTTTGTACTCCAGCAGGACCAGAGGAGCTGCAGGG CCATTGACTACTGCAGCTTTGGGAACCATAGCTGTCAGCATGAGTGTGTTAGCACCCCTGGTGGGCCACGGTGCCACTGCAGAGAGGGCCATGACTTGCAGCCTGATGGGAGGAGCTGTCAGG TCCGGGACCTTTGCAATGGCGTGGACCATGGCTGTGAGTTCCAGTGTGTGAGCGAGGGCCTCTCCTACCACTGCCTGTGCCCCGAGGGGCGGCAACTTCAGGCAGATGGCAAGAGCTGCAACC GGTGCCGGGAAGGCCACGTGGACCTTGTTCTGCTGGTTGATGGCTCCAAAAGCGTGCGTCCACAAAACTTCGAGCTAGTGAAGCGCTTCGTGAACCAGATTGTGGACTTCCTAGATGTGTCCCCCGAGGGCACGCGCGTGGGGCTGGTGCAGTTCTCGAGCCGCGTGCGCACCGAGTTCCCTCTGGGTCGCTATGGCACCGCAGCCGAGGTGAAGCAGGCGGTCCTGGCCGTGGAGTACATGGAACGCGGCACCATGACAGGGCTGGCGTTGCGGCACATGGTGGAGCACAGCTTCTCCGAGGCACAGGGTGCACGGCCCCGTGCCCTTAACGTGCCTCGTGTTGGTCTGGTCTTCACGGATGGCCGCTCCCAGGATGACATCTCGGTGTGGGCAGCGCGCGCCAAGGAGGAAG GCATCGTCATGTACGCCGTGGGCGTGGGCAAGGCGGTGGAGGCGGAGCTGCGCGAGATCGCCTCGGAGCCAGCGGAACTGCACGTGTCCTACGCCCCAGACTTCGGCACCATGACGCACCTGCTGGAGAACCTCAGAGGCAGCATCTGTCCAG AGGAGGGCATCAGCGCAGGGACAGAGCTTCGGAGCCCATGCGAATGCGAAAGCCTCGTGGAGTTCCAGGGCCGCACGCTGGGGGCGCTCGAGAGCCTGACGCTGAACC TGGCCCAGCTGACGGCGCGCCTGGAGGATCTGGAGAACCAGCTGGCCAACCAGAAGTGA
- the MATN4 gene encoding matrilin-4 isoform X2, with translation MRGLLCWPVLLLLLQPWETQLQLTGPRCHTGPLDLVFVIDSSRSVRPFEFETVRQFLMGLLRGLNVGPNATRVGVIQYSSQVQSVFPLRAFSRREDMERAIRDLVPLAQGTMTGLAIQYAMNVAFSVAEGARPPEERVPRVAVIVTDGRPQDRVAEVAAQARARGIEIYAVGVQRADVGSLRAMASPPLDEHVFLVESFDLIQEFGLQFQSRLCAIDYCSFGNHSCQHECVSTPGGPRCHCREGHDLQPDGRSCQVRDLCNGVDHGCEFQCVSEGLSYHCLCPEGRQLQADGKSCNRCREGHVDLVLLVDGSKSVRPQNFELVKRFVNQIVDFLDVSPEGTRVGLVQFSSRVRTEFPLGRYGTAAEVKQAVLAVEYMERGTMTGLALRHMVEHSFSEAQGARPRALNVPRVGLVFTDGRSQDDISVWAARAKEEGIVMYAVGVGKAVEAELREIASEPAELHVSYAPDFGTMTHLLENLRGSICPEEGISAGTELRSPCECESLVEFQGRTLGALESLTLNLAQLTARLEDLENQLANQK, from the exons ATGAGAGGCCTTCTTTGCTGGCCCGTGTTGCTGCTCCTTCTTCAGCCCTGGGAAACCCAGCTCCAGTTGACAG GTCCCAGGTGTCACACTGGGCCCCTGGATCTGGTGTTCGTGATTGACAGCTCCCGCAGCGTGCGCCCTTTCGAGTTCGAGACCGTGCGGCAGTTCCTCATGGGCCTCCTCCGAGGCCTGAACGTGGGTCCCAACGCCACGCGCGTTGGCGTGATCCAGTATTCGAGTCAAGTGCAGAGCGTCTTCCCTCTCCGCGCGTTCTCTCGCCGCGAGGACATGGAGCGCGCCATCCGCGACCTGGTGCCTCTGGCGCAAGGCACCATGACGGGACTGGCAATCCAGTACGCCATGAACGTGGCCTTCAGCGTGGCCGAGGGCGCGCGACCGCCAGAGGAGCGCGTGCCGCGTGTCGCCGTCATCGTGACAGACGGGCGGCCCCAGGACCGCGTGGCCGAGGTGGCGGCACAGGCGCGCGCCCGCGGCATTGAAATTTACGCGGTGGGGGTGCAGCGCGCGGACGTGGGCTCCCTGCGCGCCATGGCATCGCCCCCGCTAGACGAGCACGTCTTCCTCGTAGAGTCCTTCGACCTCATCCAGGAGTTCGGCCTGCAGTTCCAGAGCCGGCTGTGTG CCATTGACTACTGCAGCTTTGGGAACCATAGCTGTCAGCATGAGTGTGTTAGCACCCCTGGTGGGCCACGGTGCCACTGCAGAGAGGGCCATGACTTGCAGCCTGATGGGAGGAGCTGTCAGG TCCGGGACCTTTGCAATGGCGTGGACCATGGCTGTGAGTTCCAGTGTGTGAGCGAGGGCCTCTCCTACCACTGCCTGTGCCCCGAGGGGCGGCAACTTCAGGCAGATGGCAAGAGCTGCAACC GGTGCCGGGAAGGCCACGTGGACCTTGTTCTGCTGGTTGATGGCTCCAAAAGCGTGCGTCCACAAAACTTCGAGCTAGTGAAGCGCTTCGTGAACCAGATTGTGGACTTCCTAGATGTGTCCCCCGAGGGCACGCGCGTGGGGCTGGTGCAGTTCTCGAGCCGCGTGCGCACCGAGTTCCCTCTGGGTCGCTATGGCACCGCAGCCGAGGTGAAGCAGGCGGTCCTGGCCGTGGAGTACATGGAACGCGGCACCATGACAGGGCTGGCGTTGCGGCACATGGTGGAGCACAGCTTCTCCGAGGCACAGGGTGCACGGCCCCGTGCCCTTAACGTGCCTCGTGTTGGTCTGGTCTTCACGGATGGCCGCTCCCAGGATGACATCTCGGTGTGGGCAGCGCGCGCCAAGGAGGAAG GCATCGTCATGTACGCCGTGGGCGTGGGCAAGGCGGTGGAGGCGGAGCTGCGCGAGATCGCCTCGGAGCCAGCGGAACTGCACGTGTCCTACGCCCCAGACTTCGGCACCATGACGCACCTGCTGGAGAACCTCAGAGGCAGCATCTGTCCAG AGGAGGGCATCAGCGCAGGGACAGAGCTTCGGAGCCCATGCGAATGCGAAAGCCTCGTGGAGTTCCAGGGCCGCACGCTGGGGGCGCTCGAGAGCCTGACGCTGAACC TGGCCCAGCTGACGGCGCGCCTGGAGGATCTGGAGAACCAGCTGGCCAACCAGAAGTGA